The genomic region GGCTTGAGCGAAAACTTTGCCTTGCAGCCCGTTCAGGTCGCCAAACAGCAAGGCATCAACATCGCCATCGGCATTACCCGCATGCAACTGCAGCAGGTGGCGGTCGCACCTGAAGATTCAGAAAACGATCCCCAATCAGTTGAATAGGCCATTCAGGCAAGCAGCCGCATCGCCATGCCGATGGCCAGTGCGGCCGCAAGAACGTTCAGCAACCCGCCACCGCGCCAAAGCCAGAGACCGGCAATCAGCATGATTGCAAATGCTGCCGGATCAGCGCTTGCCAGCACAGGCATTTCCACCGACGCACGCCCCCACGAAACCGGCCGCACTTCGGCAAACAACACATGAAGTCCGAACCAGATCGCAAGATTTGCCATCACCCCGGTCACCGCTGCCGTGATCGCCGCAAGCGCTCCGGACAGGCTTAGATTGGCGCGAAGGCGTTCCATGAAGGGCGCGCCCAGAAATATCCACAGGAAACAGGGAACGAACGTCACCCAGAGGGTAACCGCGGCCCCCATTAGTCCTCCGGTCAACGGATCGAAACCGCCGGTGTCGCGAAACGCACCGACAAATCCCACGAAAATCAGCACCAGGATCAAAGGCCCCGGTGTCGTTTCCGCCAGGCCCAGACCGGCGAGCATCTCCTGTGGCATCAGCCAGTGGTAAACATCCACCGCCTGCTGACCCACATAGGCAAGCACCGCATAGGCACCGCCAAACGTCACCACCGATGCTTTCGAAAAAAACACCGCCTGATCGAAAAACGTGCCCGGCCCCAGCATCTGATAGAGCGCCAACACCGGGATGAACCAGACCAACAGCCCGGCACAAAGCACAAGTGCTGAACGCGAAAGCGAAACCGGCTGGGGCTCATCGGCTGCCCGTTCGCCCTGCCCTGAAAAGCTCCCCGGAAAACACGCGCCGACCACCGCCGCACAGAGAACCACGACGGGAAAGGGAATGTTGAACACCATCAGGGCGGTCAGGGCCGCCAGCGCCAGGCCATAATGCAGCCGGGTCTTGAGCGCGCGGCCGGCAATCCTCGCCAGTGCCTGGAATACAATGGCCAACACCGCGGCCTTCAGGCCGAACAATGCTCCTTCCACATACGGAACCTCACCGAAATAGACATAGATGGCCGAAAGCAGAGTCAGTAACAGCGCACCCGGCAGCACGAACAATCCACCGGCAATCAACCCGCCCGGTACACCGCGCAGAAGCCAGCCCGAATAGGTAGCAAGTTGCATCGCTTCAGGTCCCGGCAGCAGCATGCAGAAGTTGAGCGCATGCAGGAAACGGCGCTCATCAAGCCAGTTTTTTTCATTCACCAGCATGCGGTGCATCAGCGCGATCTGGCCCGCCGGACCGCCAAAGGAGAGAAAACCGATCTTGCCGAAGGTTCTTATCAGTTCGCCGTAACCGGTCATGCCGGTTGCTCCCTGCTTGCCGGCGAATGGTCATGGCCTTCCCCGCGAGCATCCAAAACCCAGCGGTAGAAGGCATCGTATAGTGCAAAACCGGCCTCAAGCTGCTCCTGATGGTTCTTGTACATTCGGGAAATTCCAAGCAACGCCGCCCGCAGTCCGGCACATTGGGGAGCCGGATCGCGCCGGTTGGTTTCAACACCACGAACAATCCTTGCCAGTTCCAGCAATGGCCCGGTTTCAAGCTGAAATTGCTCCAGCATGATGTCGAAGGTGCACCTTTCCGCCCTGGGGCTCGAGAATGCGCCCTCGATATCGAAGGGCGCAGCGCCAAACCGTTCGGCAACTGCCATCACCTGAGAGGCTTCCACAAACAAAAATCGTGCCTTGGGATCGATGAACCGGGAGATTAGCCACGGGCAGGCAATCCGGCCGATTTCGTGCCCGACCCCGGTTACCCAGCATGTGCCTCCGCTTTTGTGCCGGGGCGGCATGGCACCGGCAGGTATCAGCGGCTGGCCCGCATCGCGCCAGGCGAAATTGCCGCCCTCAAGGTTGCCCGCCGCAATGCCGTGACTTCTGAGCAGGGAAGCGGCCCCCTGGGAGAGTTTCAGCCCCTTTTGGCAGATAACAATCGCTTCCTTGCTGCCGAGTTCGGGAACAAGCGCCTCGATATCATCGAACGGATGGCGAAACGCTCCTGGAATGAGCCGGGGATCTGCCTCGAAGTCCTCATCGAGACATATGTCGACCAAAACCGGCATATCCGGGCGTCCGAGAAGTCCTGCAAGCTGGGAAACGGTAATCTGGTCTGGAGACGTCATGCATCCATCCTCCGGTTGAAAGGTTCAAGGATGCGAACGTTGGGCTGACGCCTCACGGGGTCGTCGCAAACCCCAAGGCGGCAAGGTGCAACAGGATCGAACCGGCCGTCAAGCCAGCGACCGGACTTTTCAGTGTAACTTGAAAAACACGCCATTTACGGGCAACTGTTCGCACACGAGCAGTAATGAATGGCTGGGCTCCTGCGTGGAAAACGGTAATCAAGACAGGCGCCGGCGCGCCTACCTGGCCTTGCGGTTGAAAAAGGCGGGCAGCAAGGCGCTGCACGACATCACTCCGCCTTTGCTTTGGCGCTGGGTTGCTGGAAAACCTGCCGCAAAACGCGGCAAGGCAGAGTTGCTGCGCGACCGCAACGATGCCCCTTTCACTGTTGGCAATAACGGGCCCCAGCGCTTTGCCTTTCTGGCCGGCCAGCCTGCAATCTGCCTGCCGGTTTCATGCATGCGCTATGCCGGCGCCCTGCGCTTTTCCGCTCGCGAACATCACTTCGTCCGATATCTTGAAGACGGGATTGATGCCCTTGCCGCTTTTTATCGCAACCACCAGCCCGGTGATGTTCTGGAAAAGCACTTTCTGCCAGCGTCCGGCAGGCCAGATACCCCGCTCAGGGGCCTGCCCTGGATCGAGTATGGCGATGGAGAGTTTGACCGCGGCGTGCCTTCGGAAAAAGGGCTTGCAGCACACCATGGCCACCAGCATCACGGCCCGGTCAGCCGCGAAAAGCTCGAAATGGAGGCCTCTCATCTGGACCGCCTGCTCGCCTCGTTTCAAAAACACGGTATGCGTAAAACCAATGACCTGCCGGCGGGGCATTTCATCATCGATGATGACGGTAACTGGGCATTCTACGTCAAGGACGGCCAGCACCGCATCGCCGTGATGGCACATCTGGGATTTTCCGAGGCCCTGGTTACCCTGAGCAGCGGTGTGCGCATTGTCCGTGAGGCCGATATTTCCCTTTTTCCCATGGTGCGCGAAGGTTTGCTGACACAGCAAGAAGCCCGAAAAATCCTGCGCGCTTACACCAGACCCTTGGAAAAACCGGACCTCTTTGCCGGCCGGTAAAGCGCCTCTTGCCTGCTTGCCAGCGGCAGCAGTTTGCCCTATAAGCCGCCTGCCCGTGCAGACACCCTTGGAGGCAGCGCGGGTTTGCTGTTTTTCGGCACCGCATATCATGCGCCGGACAGCGGCAATTTCCCGGTTCGCCGGGAAACCTCACTCTACACGCGAAAGGAACTACCATGAGCGATTCCATCGAGCTCAAGGCACAGGCGCGTGACCGGGTCGGCAAGGGGGCCGCTCGCGAACTACGCCGCAACTCAATGGTGCCTGCCGTCATCTACGGCGACAACAAGGATCCCCTGCCGATAGCCATTCCCTACAAGGAGCTGTCGATACTGGTTAATTCCGGCGGCTTTCTCAACACCGTTCTGGACGTTGAAGTCGGCGGCGACAAGCACCGTGTGCTGCCGAAAGATTATCAGCGTGAACCGGTGCGCGACTTCTTCACCCATGTGGATTTCCTGCGTGTTGGCAAGAACACCAAGGTTACGGTTGAAATTCCGGTCCACTACATCAATGAAGAAGAAAGCCCCGGCCTTCGCAAGGGCGGCGTTCTCAACGTTGTCCGCCACGCGCTGGAAGTTTCCTGCCGCGCTGACGCAATTCCCGAATATTTCGAAATCGATCTGACCGGCCTTGAAATCGAGGACGTGGTGCATGCGTCCGCGATCACCCTGCCGGACGGCGTCACCCAGACGGTTACCGACCGCGATCCGACCATGTGTTCGGTCGCAGCACCGACCGTATCGGCCGCTACTGACGAGGAAGAAGGCGAAGAAGTTGCTGCCGACGCGGTTCCGGCCGGCGACGAGGGCGAAGAAGAAGCCGAGGGCGGCGAGGAATAATCCTCGTGCGGCCCTGCCGGTACGCTGCCCCCGCAAGGAGGTTCCACCATGCGCATGCTCGTGGGATTGGGAAATCCGGGGGACAAATATGCCGGTAACCGGCACAACATCGGATTCATGGCGGCGGATGAAATACACCGCCGCCATTCCTTTTCTCCCTGGCGCAAAAAGTTCAGGGCGGAAGTGGCCGATGGCGAACTGGCCGGAAAA from Salaquimonas pukyongi harbors:
- a CDS encoding 50S ribosomal protein L25/general stress protein Ctc, with amino-acid sequence MSDSIELKAQARDRVGKGAARELRRNSMVPAVIYGDNKDPLPIAIPYKELSILVNSGGFLNTVLDVEVGGDKHRVLPKDYQREPVRDFFTHVDFLRVGKNTKVTVEIPVHYINEEESPGLRKGGVLNVVRHALEVSCRADAIPEYFEIDLTGLEIEDVVHASAITLPDGVTQTVTDRDPTMCSVAAPTVSAATDEEEGEEVAADAVPAGDEGEEEAEGGEE
- the chrA gene encoding chromate efflux transporter, coding for MTGYGELIRTFGKIGFLSFGGPAGQIALMHRMLVNEKNWLDERRFLHALNFCMLLPGPEAMQLATYSGWLLRGVPGGLIAGGLFVLPGALLLTLLSAIYVYFGEVPYVEGALFGLKAAVLAIVFQALARIAGRALKTRLHYGLALAALTALMVFNIPFPVVVLCAAVVGACFPGSFSGQGERAADEPQPVSLSRSALVLCAGLLVWFIPVLALYQMLGPGTFFDQAVFFSKASVVTFGGAYAVLAYVGQQAVDVYHWLMPQEMLAGLGLAETTPGPLILVLIFVGFVGAFRDTGGFDPLTGGLMGAAVTLWVTFVPCFLWIFLGAPFMERLRANLSLSGALAAITAAVTGVMANLAIWFGLHVLFAEVRPVSWGRASVEMPVLASADPAAFAIMLIAGLWLWRGGGLLNVLAAALAIGMAMRLLA
- a CDS encoding chromate resistance protein ChrB domain-containing protein, which produces MTSPDQITVSQLAGLLGRPDMPVLVDICLDEDFEADPRLIPGAFRHPFDDIEALVPELGSKEAIVICQKGLKLSQGAASLLRSHGIAAGNLEGGNFAWRDAGQPLIPAGAMPPRHKSGGTCWVTGVGHEIGRIACPWLISRFIDPKARFLFVEASQVMAVAERFGAAPFDIEGAFSSPRAERCTFDIMLEQFQLETGPLLELARIVRGVETNRRDPAPQCAGLRAALLGISRMYKNHQEQLEAGFALYDAFYRWVLDARGEGHDHSPASREQPA